The window tttctcaaaatttattattgaaatttacgcGCCAAGCGCAAACTTCAGACACCCAATGATTCACACACCCGAGTGAATTTCGCAAGCTGAACTTTCATATTTTAGGACACGGACGAAGGTAGAACCGTGCTTGAGCTGTTCTTgcctttattttatttcacatgaAATAACCTTTGGTAACTGGAAATTCTTGGAAATAAACGTACATCCGAAATAAAATCGCAAGTGTGTCGAAGGCGGCCATCTTGCGATGGCATACAATTTAAGAAATTAATCCATCGAATCCACAACTTTTGTTTACCGGTGCATGTCAGATGAGACGCAATGTGTTTAGAAGATATGACAAAAAAGGGTGCGTGAAGTATTTGACAAAATGCGTATTACTTGAATATAATTACATATGTAACCGTTGTTAATGTTGTATTAATTATATGATTGTATACACGGTACAACAGACagtcaaaataaaataagtatcCGTCATTGTGAATGAATGATTCCTGAATTTTCTTCAGTAAGCAATTCGTATCAATACACacaatttattgttataatcCTATGCTCACATACACTTCAATGGTCTTAAACACTAAGCATCTATACCTAAGAAAATCACCGTCGTTATCTATAAATTATGATTGCATGGTGCAAAAACTTATTTAGCACTAGTAGATCGTAATTACAACAAACTTTAAACGTTTCTTAACATTGAAATGTCAGTTTATCTGTCCATTCGCTTTCTACTTATACATAGTTTTGTTtctataaatatgaaatacgACCATTGCGGTAGACTAAAATTTACGTTTCTATGCGggggaaagaaataatttaacgaatttatcaaaaaattattatattttcacatctTACTTATCATTTACTGCAATTCCGTTCATCTTGTAACGATTCGTGGTGATGCGGACTGTTATGATACTCTATTGGAGATAATTTAACAGCTTTTTTGTAGCTAAGtagatgaataattaataattcgcAATTGAAATGTAATTACTCGCGTAACGGTAACTTTCTATTTTATTCGTAGTGGTCAATATCATAACTGCCCGATAAATTTATCTGATAATAACATGCAGCAGCTTAATATCTACGACGCGCcaagttttttatttgttcgttAACGTATGAAAATCAAGATGTGGTTTTCACTGAATCTATCGGATTCGGTTTTTATACCGGTggtgaaatcaattttcataaataaacaTCAAATAACCTAataattgctttttttttctttcaaaaatttacaatgaaactagttcttttttcctcgcttCAAAATTCAAGCGTCGATATGCTCTAGATTAAGAAATCGttttttattgtgaaaaaaaaacgagagaaaaaaaacaatagttcaaacataaataaattttctcgggtTCTGACACActattgttacaaaatttcttctttttcaaattgtagaaaatctaCAATTTTACTCCagcaatttgaaaatcatatCTGGTATATAAATTACGTAAATATAAATCAGTCATCAGACCCCGCGGACCGCTTCGCCTTTCTCTGTCTCGGACTCTGTTTTGGAGTTCTTGGAGATTTACctgatacaaaaaattatcgaatgaGCATGAGATAACATTAGAAATTCAACAAAGCAGTCAACCTTAATACTCAATTAAAaagttaatatttttcaataatcccCGAAAATCAAGTGAGCATCTGATTTTCAGTATTTTAAATACTTACTTAGCCTGTTGAGAGTGTCTTTAGGTAGCCAGTCATAGTCAACGTTGTTGGGGTTAGATGTGCCCATTTCAACAGGTGCTTTACGACCGGAAGAGAATCGCGATTTACGTCCAAAGGAAGACAATAACTGTTGGCCACCGACGAGTGTCAATATGACACAAGCTGCCAGGAAGACATAGAGGAACATAGTTTCACCGTCAAGTCCTTCATCCAATTCGATAATTTGTATCGTTTCATTGTAGACTGCATCAGTGAAGCCTATTCCgttctgaaaattgaaagaatcaCTTTTAGCCatcaaaatacaataaaaacaaaaagtgtAGTCAAGTTTTGACTTCGTGTTTATCAAACTAGTTGTATCCGTTATATACTTACAGCATCTCTGTAATTGAGATTAATGTTGAGCCCAAACGGTCTGCCAGCAAATACTTCAGACGGTATGAAAGAGTAAGCTACAGTAGCTTCATGGTTTGGCTTTACTACTTTGTTATATGtaattgtggaaaaattttggatGTAGAAGTTAAAGTCCATTGGATAACGGAAAGATGCATCGACAGTGTCTATGGTGAAATCAACTTCACCCTTGTTTGTGAAACCAACAAGGAATTCAACCAAAACA is drawn from Neodiprion fabricii isolate iyNeoFabr1 chromosome 3, iyNeoFabr1.1, whole genome shotgun sequence and contains these coding sequences:
- the LOC124178092 gene encoding translocon-associated protein subunit alpha, producing the protein MKNFFLLILLAFPATLLTVNNGLLFVNGEEDEIDGDAIDIEADDGTVITDDEMEGETTKASADAETVILFTKPVVSSAASMELPAGVLVEFLVGFTNKGEVDFTIDTVDASFRYPMDFNFYIQNFSTITYNKVVKPNHEATVAYSFIPSEVFAGRPFGLNINLNYRDANGIGFTDAVYNETIQIIELDEGLDGETMFLYVFLAACVILTLVGGQQLLSSFGRKSRFSSGRKAPVEMGTSNPNNVDYDWLPKDTLNRLSKSPRTPKQSPRQRKAKRSAGSDD